A genomic segment from Apium graveolens cultivar Ventura unplaced genomic scaffold, ASM990537v1 ctg4450, whole genome shotgun sequence encodes:
- the LOC141701845 gene encoding uncharacterized protein LOC141701845, with amino-acid sequence MTCFKCGKVGHMERNCKEPVQKANVLRITGPPPPPAPTTQSRARTFNMTMKDAVQNADVVAGILVINSVEVKVLIDSGATRSFVAESVIDRLKCIAYPLEPNLIIEVENQERVTANRICPNCDMVIEGRHFFADLIPFKLGEFDVILRMDWLSNHDAQIKCKSKKVKLKSKDGVEVIFRGKRQERKFLTAIQTKRLLRQGCEAYLAHVKDVEEESLRLEDIS; translated from the coding sequence ATgacttgtttcaagtgtggaaaggtAGGTCATATGGAAAGGAACtgtaaggagcctgttcagaaggcgaATGTGCTTAGGATTACTGGACCACCACCCCCACCAGCACCAACAACCCAGTCAAGGGCAAGGACATtcaacatgaccatgaaagatgCAGTGCAGAATGCGGATGTGGTAGCAGGTATCCTTGTTATAAATTCAGTAGAAGTCAAAGtgttaattgattctggagctactagatcatTTGTTGCTGAAAGTGTTATTGATAGATTAAAGTGCATTGCGTATCCTCTTGAACCCaatttgattatagaagtagAAAATCAAGAAAGAGTTACTGCCAATAGAATTTGTCCCAATTGCGATATGGTTATAGAAGGTCGACACTTTTTTGctgacttaataccttttaagttaggagaattcgatgttatATTAAGGATGGATTGGTTATCAAACCACGATGCACAAATCAAATGTAAaagcaagaaagtgaaattgAAGTCCAAGGATGGAGTTGAGGTGATATTCagaggaaagaggcaagagaggAAGTTTCTAACGGCTATCCAAACAAAGAGATtgttacgacaaggatgcgaagcttatttggctcatgtaaAGGATGTAGAGGAGGAATCCTTAAGGCTTGAAGATATTTCG